The nucleotide sequence GAATCCGTTTTGACTTCCAGGGTGTCCAGATTTCGAGGAGGAATATGGTTCATCCGCTCGCCATCGAGTTTGAAGGCGCTGGCGTGACAAGGACACAGAAACGTCTGGCTCGCTTCCTGGTAATCCACCTTACATCCCAGGTGCGGACAGGTGTCGTTAAAAGCAATGACCTGATTGCCTTCGAACTTCCGCAGGTAGACCGTGCCGATCGATTGATTCTTGAACTGATTCCAGGCATCGACTTTATCTGCCAGCAGAGCGAACCGCAGCGGAGTTCCGTCGTCAGGAAGTTCGCTCAGAGTGGTGACCGGCAGGAAGCCGTCCGCGTCTCCCCCTTTGAACGTCTCTTTCTTGCGGAGAACCGGGTCGAGGAAGAAGGCCAGCCCCGCCATGAGCGGTGTCAGACTGACAATGGCCCCCGCGACGAGCGAGCCGGCGACTGCCAGAAAGTTTCTTCGAGCTGTGGGCTGATCGGGCGGCAAAGACGAAGAAGGTTCCACAAGCGGGTTCTCCGGGTAGGAAGTCGTATGAGGATGGTTCGCAAGCGAGGCGAAATCTGGGCAGGTTGGTCGATGCGGTATTCCAGGCGGGATAGTCATGGCGATCGAGTCAAACACGCTTCAGCACCACCCGGTGGGTGGAAAACGCAGGATTAAACACGACCTCGATCGCTTTCTTAGCATAATAACCGGCAGCATTTAGGCAAACCAACCAATCTCGTGTAAATCTGTACTTTCCGAAGCAGAGAGGGGGCCACCCCGGGGGCCTCCCACACACAAACGCTGCCGAATACGTCACTCACTCGTATCGATCGATGTTGAATTGTGCTCGTGTGATGTCGTGCTGTCATTTTGCGAGCAATGGCAGGGCAATGATCACGGCGTCGTCACATAATTGACTCGATTTATGTGTTGCCGAGGGGACGCGGCCCGCAAATGGGCGCTGTTCCGTTGTCCCCGTCGGTCCCGGCACTGCGGCAGGTTGCAGCGTCTGATCAGAAATCGAATCTGAACATGCGAATAGTGCTTGTCCCGGAAACGGAATTGCCGGGTATTCGTTCGCTCGAGCGGATTTTTGGGGAAGACCGGGAGAAGAAAACGTCCCGGGAAAGGTGAATCTCTTCTCCAGACCCGCCGTCGCGAAGCTCCGTCTTTGCACTCGTGACGGAACCTGGCGCGTGTTGGCCCCGGTACCTCGCCGATCAACTTTCGATGGGGGTGATGGCAGAGACGGGTTTCGGCAGGATTCCTGCCGCTTCGTAAATAGGGCGAACCAGCTTTCTCATGCGAGGAATCTGCAGTCCGAAGGCGATGCCGGCCGCAATACAGCATGTTCCGCACAGCCGGACCGTGGCGGGGGCACCGATTTGAGCGGCCATGGCTCCTCCGAACAGGCTTCCCAGCGGAGCGACACCGGTGAAGGCCATCGCGTACAGGCTCATCACCCGGCCTCGCTTGTCTTCTTCCGTGATGGTCTGAATCAGCGTGTTCGTCGAGGCCATCTGCAGCATCATGCAAAAGCCAGAGAGCGCCATGATGGGAAGCGACAGTGGCAGCCGATCCGAAAACGAGAATGCGATCTGGCTGACACCGTAACAGACCGTGGCCAGCAGGATGGCACGCCCCAGTCCGAGTACCGACTTCCGTGACGCCAGGTAAAGTGCGGCTGCCAAGGCACCAATCCCGTTGGCGCCCATGAGAAATCCTTGCGTTCGTGCTCCCCCCTGCAGGATATCTCGGGCGAAAACCGGAATCAGCACGCTGGTCGACATGGCCATGAAACTGACGACCGCCAGCAGCATCAGCAGCACGCGCAACGGGGCAAACCGGAAGGCATAGGACATGCCGGCGTGCAGCCTCTCCAGAGCCGAACCATGATGAATGTGCTGGCGTATCGGCAAGTCGCGCATTGCCAGCAGCGCCCCCAGGACCGCGACGTAGCTGACGGCATTCAGCAGAAAGCAGACAGATTCTCCCCAGGCGGCGATGATCAGTCCGGCCAGCGACGGCCCGACCAGGCGCGCCCCGTTGACGATTGACGAATTCAAGGCGATCGCGTTGGAGAGATGCTGTCGGTCAGGGACCATTTCGACCAGAAACGATTGCCGCAACGGCATATCAAAGGCATTGATCACGCCCAGCAGGAAGCCCAGGCCGACCAGTTTCCAGACGAGATCTCCCCCGGAATAAACCACGATGACGACCAGCGTCGCCTGAATCATGGCCAGCACCTGTGTCACGAGCAACGCGCGATGACGATTCCAGCGATCGGCCGCGACACCGGCGAGCGGCGACAGAATGAGGCTCGGAATCTGGGTGGTAAAGCTGATCATCCCCAGGAGCGCCGGCGAATCCGTCAGTCGATACAGCATCCACGACAACGCCACCTGCTGCATCCACGTCCCGATCAGCGAGATTCCCTGACCGAGCAGGAAGAGGCGGTAATTGCGGTGGACCAACGCTCGACCGAGCGACTCAGCAGCCATCTGACGAAATTCCCTCTGAAGTCCGCGAACGTTCTGGAATGGAGTCGCTCGAACAGTAGCAGATCCCCCTCAGACCCCCAGTGGGAAACGTGACGGAGGCAGGAACGAAGCTGCGAGTCGCATTCGCGACAAACCGTGTGCCGCGGAATTGTATCACGTTGATTCCTGCAAAAAATTCAGATGGACTCAGGCCGACACGTCTCCGAGGAACGGACGGCCATCGTCCGCGCGTGCCGAAGCGACGAGTGTATCATGCCTGGACGAGAGGAGTTGCAACGCAACCTGGCATCCCGGTGACGAGGGACGGGGAGCCTGTGCCGCCATCGTGAGACTTCCGAATTGTCTCGTGAGCAAGTTGTGACGACGGTCGACCCTTCGACAACCGGCGTCGATTTCGTGTGGCAATCGCGAAAGAGTTGGCCGATAAAATGACGATGGTGATCGTTGAACGAGTAAAGGGTCGAACACGCCAGAAACCG is from Schlesneria sp. DSM 10557 and encodes:
- a CDS encoding ubiquinol-cytochrome c reductase iron-sulfur subunit, which encodes MEPSSSLPPDQPTARRNFLAVAGSLVAGAIVSLTPLMAGLAFFLDPVLRKKETFKGGDADGFLPVTTLSELPDDGTPLRFALLADKVDAWNQFKNQSIGTVYLRKFEGNQVIAFNDTCPHLGCKVDYQEASQTFLCPCHASAFKLDGERMNHIPPRNLDTLEVKTDSNGKVWVKYQDFQCGVEKKGAV
- a CDS encoding MFS transporter — its product is MAAESLGRALVHRNYRLFLLGQGISLIGTWMQQVALSWMLYRLTDSPALLGMISFTTQIPSLILSPLAGVAADRWNRHRALLVTQVLAMIQATLVVIVVYSGGDLVWKLVGLGFLLGVINAFDMPLRQSFLVEMVPDRQHLSNAIALNSSIVNGARLVGPSLAGLIIAAWGESVCFLLNAVSYVAVLGALLAMRDLPIRQHIHHGSALERLHAGMSYAFRFAPLRVLLMLLAVVSFMAMSTSVLIPVFARDILQGGARTQGFLMGANGIGALAAALYLASRKSVLGLGRAILLATVCYGVSQIAFSFSDRLPLSLPIMALSGFCMMLQMASTNTLIQTITEEDKRGRVMSLYAMAFTGVAPLGSLFGGAMAAQIGAPATVRLCGTCCIAAGIAFGLQIPRMRKLVRPIYEAAGILPKPVSAITPIES